One Chthoniobacterales bacterium genomic region harbors:
- a CDS encoding ABC-type transport auxiliary lipoprotein family protein produces MIRAALLPLLAGSLLLAGCGSFTPPPKPRYFTLDPGKPASLRMLRAGDLPATAAVSFVDVAAPFAADGFVYQTGNHRWEVDPYNQFLVSPADMMTSVLRSWMRDSGLYGEVAVPGAGGGQDYFIDCDLTELYGDFRTGSPTATLTLQVQVSRQTDKGRVIALRRNFTKTIPVARRTPEALVEAWNEALRQELNLLLRVLGELRS; encoded by the coding sequence ATGATCCGCGCCGCTCTTCTCCCCCTGCTCGCCGGCTCCCTGCTCCTCGCGGGTTGCGGGTCGTTCACCCCGCCGCCGAAGCCCCGATATTTCACCCTCGATCCCGGCAAACCCGCGTCGCTCCGGATGCTGCGCGCCGGCGATCTGCCGGCCACGGCAGCGGTGAGCTTCGTCGACGTCGCCGCTCCATTCGCCGCCGACGGCTTCGTTTACCAGACCGGAAACCACCGCTGGGAGGTCGATCCCTACAACCAGTTCCTCGTCTCACCGGCCGACATGATGACGTCCGTGCTACGGAGTTGGATGCGCGACTCGGGCCTCTACGGCGAAGTCGCCGTCCCCGGAGCCGGCGGCGGGCAGGATTACTTCATCGATTGCGATCTCACGGAGCTCTATGGCGACTTCCGGACGGGCTCCCCCACGGCCACGCTCACGCTCCAGGTGCAGGTCTCGCGGCAGACGGACAAGGGCCGCGTGATCGCGCTCCGCAGGAATTTTACCAAGACAATTCCGGTGGCGCGACGCACGCCGGAAGCTCTGGTCGAAGCCTGGAACGAGGCCCTGCGCCAGGAGCTAAACCTGCTTCTCCGCGTGCTGGGCGAGTTGCGGAGCTGA
- a CDS encoding anthranilate synthase component I family protein: protein MTRRPSQFREIALPLTPVEAAAGLAGRRGMVFLDSSLEGPAAVSILACEPEEILEGGPSDWPRLQAALAAREVEHGDSGLPHGAAIGWFAFDGSYRFGLYRDLLAYVHAEDRWLAFGDPVLPGRALPASGPPLDFRPDILRETYCGMVRRAQDYIAAGDIYQVCLAHRFRADWAGEAWPFYAALRNYSPAPYSGYFALGETTVLSASPECFLRMSGRQMKTSPIKGTRPRREAGDADERSAYELITSPKEISELVMITDLERNDLGRVCEYGSVHVTDLLHLERFEQVFHLVSTVEGTLRPEVSHVEALAACFPGGSISGAPKKRALEIIAELEPAPRGIYTGAVGFLGYNGESHFNIAIRSVVMTEGEATFHVGAGIVADSEPEQEWQETLDKASGILLAASRLERESAPQLAQHAEKQV from the coding sequence ATGACCCGCCGCCCGTCCCAGTTTCGCGAGATTGCGCTTCCGCTGACCCCGGTGGAAGCGGCCGCCGGCCTGGCGGGTCGTCGCGGCATGGTGTTTCTGGATTCCTCGCTCGAAGGGCCGGCGGCGGTGTCGATCCTGGCCTGTGAACCGGAGGAAATCCTCGAGGGCGGGCCGTCGGACTGGCCGCGCCTGCAGGCGGCGCTCGCGGCCCGGGAGGTCGAGCATGGCGACTCCGGCTTGCCGCACGGCGCGGCGATCGGCTGGTTTGCCTTCGACGGCTCGTATCGGTTCGGGCTCTACCGCGACCTGCTGGCCTATGTCCATGCCGAGGATCGCTGGCTGGCCTTCGGCGATCCCGTGCTGCCCGGGAGGGCGCTGCCGGCATCGGGCCCCCCTCTGGACTTCCGGCCCGACATTCTTCGGGAGACGTATTGCGGCATGGTGCGCCGGGCGCAGGACTACATCGCCGCGGGAGACATTTATCAGGTGTGCCTCGCGCATCGCTTTCGGGCCGACTGGGCGGGCGAGGCGTGGCCGTTTTACGCGGCGCTGCGGAACTATTCGCCGGCGCCGTATTCCGGATATTTCGCGCTGGGCGAGACGACCGTCCTGTCGGCGTCGCCCGAGTGTTTTCTGCGGATGAGCGGCCGGCAGATGAAGACGAGCCCGATCAAAGGCACCCGTCCGCGACGGGAAGCCGGCGATGCGGACGAGCGCTCCGCCTACGAATTGATCACGTCACCGAAGGAAATCTCGGAGCTGGTGATGATCACCGACCTCGAGCGCAACGATCTCGGCCGTGTCTGCGAATACGGCAGCGTGCACGTCACCGATCTGCTGCATCTCGAGCGGTTCGAGCAGGTGTTTCACCTCGTTTCCACCGTCGAGGGCACGCTGCGGCCCGAGGTCTCGCACGTCGAGGCGCTGGCGGCGTGTTTTCCGGGCGGCTCGATCTCCGGCGCTCCGAAGAAGCGTGCGCTGGAGATTATTGCCGAGTTGGAGCCCGCGCCGCGGGGCATTTACACCGGCGCGGTCGGCTTTCTGGGCTACAACGGGGAGAGTCACTTCAACATCGCCATTCGCTCGGTCGTGATGACCGAGGGCGAGGCGACGTTCCATGTCGGCGCCGGGATCGTCGCAGATTCGGAGCCGGAGCAGGAATGGCAGGAGACGCTCGACAAAGCCTCGGGCATCCTGCTGGCCGCCTCGCGGCTCGAGCGGGAATCAGCTCCGCAACTCGCCCAGCACGCGGAGAAGCAGGTTTAG